A stretch of Mesorhizobium sp. M2A.F.Ca.ET.046.03.2.1 DNA encodes these proteins:
- a CDS encoding ABC transporter permease subunit, with product MSVSTYSERPAAKAGETDGLSVPWSRPRPKRTVVSARLVSAITILVLLAAWTAASSLQLVSPVFLPSPAAVWAKFVIVVRDGFVDATLLQHILASLWRVFAALIAAILVGVPVGLAIGISRIGRGVFDPLLEFLRPIPPLAYLPLIIIWFGIGEPSKILVIAIAMLAPVALSTAAGVRGVSRERVDAARSLGATRAQVIRHVILPSALPSILTGLRIALGAGWSTLVAAELVAATRGLGFMIQSAAQFLVTDVVVMGILVIAIIAFALEFVIRRIERVLVPWAGRE from the coding sequence ATGAGCGTGAGCACTTACAGCGAAAGGCCCGCCGCGAAGGCCGGCGAGACCGACGGGCTTTCCGTGCCATGGTCGCGGCCGCGACCGAAAAGGACGGTCGTATCGGCCAGGCTGGTCAGCGCGATCACCATCCTCGTGCTGCTCGCTGCCTGGACGGCGGCGTCCTCGCTGCAGCTGGTGTCGCCGGTTTTCCTGCCCTCGCCCGCCGCGGTCTGGGCAAAGTTCGTCATCGTTGTCCGCGACGGTTTCGTCGATGCCACATTGCTCCAGCACATCCTCGCGTCGCTCTGGCGTGTGTTTGCGGCGCTGATCGCGGCCATCCTCGTCGGCGTGCCGGTCGGCCTCGCCATCGGCATCAGCCGGATCGGGCGCGGCGTGTTCGACCCGCTGCTCGAATTCCTGCGTCCGATTCCGCCGCTCGCCTATCTGCCGCTGATCATCATCTGGTTCGGCATCGGCGAGCCGTCGAAGATCCTGGTGATCGCCATCGCCATGCTGGCGCCGGTGGCGCTGTCGACCGCCGCCGGCGTGCGCGGCGTTTCGCGCGAGCGCGTCGACGCGGCGCGGTCGCTCGGCGCCACGCGCGCCCAGGTCATCCGCCACGTGATCCTGCCCAGCGCCCTGCCTTCAATCCTCACCGGCCTGCGCATCGCGCTCGGCGCCGGTTGGTCGACGCTGGTCGCAGCCGAGCTGGTCGCGGCGACGCGGGGGCTCGGCTTCATGATCCAGTCGGCGGCGCAATTCCTGGTCACCGACGTGGTGGTGATGGGCATACTGGTGATCGCGATCATCGCTTTTGCGCTCGAATTCGTCATCCGCCGGATCGAGCGGGTGCTGGTGCCCTGGGCGGGACGGGAATGA
- a CDS encoding sulfonate ABC transporter substrate-binding protein, with protein sequence MFNLTRRAFGVGLLTAAAFAASFGTTSFAAAQDLKAFNIGYQKTGLPVIARQQQIIEKALADKGVTVKWVEFTAGPPLVEALNVGAIDVGWTGDAPPIFGQSAGANIVYAAALPSNGEGEAIFVKPASPIQSLADLKGKRIGVGKGTSAHNLVVAALEKAGIPFDQVTPVYLSPADAAAAFASDQIDAWAVWDPFFAIAETRYQPRVLARSIDVLQVNTYFLANKDFAKAHPDFVSTTIAALGDAAKWADQNRDKVAEALHEVTGVPLDAQTIAANRTKFGIYPITAEIVAGQQATADRFFKLGLIPKAVRISDAVWTAPGN encoded by the coding sequence ATGTTCAATCTGACGAGACGCGCATTCGGCGTCGGCCTGCTTACAGCGGCGGCCTTTGCCGCATCCTTTGGGACGACATCCTTCGCCGCCGCGCAGGACCTCAAGGCGTTCAACATCGGCTACCAGAAGACCGGCCTGCCGGTGATCGCCCGGCAGCAGCAGATCATCGAAAAGGCGCTGGCCGACAAGGGCGTGACGGTGAAGTGGGTCGAGTTCACTGCCGGCCCGCCGCTGGTGGAAGCCTTGAATGTCGGCGCCATCGATGTCGGCTGGACCGGCGACGCGCCGCCGATCTTCGGCCAGTCGGCCGGCGCCAACATCGTCTATGCGGCGGCGCTGCCCTCCAATGGCGAGGGCGAGGCGATCTTCGTCAAGCCGGCCTCGCCGATCCAGTCGTTGGCCGACCTCAAGGGCAAGCGCATCGGCGTCGGCAAGGGCACCAGCGCGCACAATCTGGTCGTTGCCGCCCTGGAGAAAGCCGGCATCCCCTTCGACCAAGTCACGCCCGTCTACCTCAGCCCCGCCGATGCGGCGGCCGCCTTCGCCAGCGACCAGATCGATGCATGGGCGGTGTGGGATCCGTTCTTCGCCATCGCTGAAACGCGCTACCAGCCGCGGGTGCTTGCCCGCTCCATCGACGTGCTCCAGGTCAACACCTATTTCCTCGCCAACAAGGATTTCGCGAAGGCGCATCCGGATTTCGTCTCGACGACGATCGCCGCGCTCGGCGACGCGGCGAAGTGGGCGGACCAGAACCGCGACAAGGTGGCCGAGGCGCTGCATGAGGTGACCGGCGTGCCGCTCGACGCGCAGACGATCGCCGCCAATCGCACCAAGTTCGGCATTTATCCGATCACCGCCGAGATCGTCGCCGGCCAGCAGGCGACCGCCGACCGCTTCTTCAAGCTCGGGCTGATCCCGAAAGCGGTGCGGATATCCGACGCCGTCTGGACCGCGCCGGGCAACTGA
- the ssuD gene encoding FMNH2-dependent alkanesulfonate monooxygenase, translated as MTASASPLDFFWFIPTHGDGSYLGTEKQQRPPEFGYFKEIAQAVDRLGFPGVLLPTGQNCEDSWITATGLATLTERLKFLVALRPGVTLPTFAARQTAALDRLSNGRLLLNVVVGGNPTELAGDGVFLPHDERYAQAQEFLTIWRGLVSGERVNFEGRYYRVENGRLDLLPLQERPPLYFGGSSDAGQELAADLVDMYLTWGEPPAQVAAKIASAREKAERRGRKLRFGIRLHFIVRETEDEAWRAAERLISHVTDAQIENAQARFLKEMDSVGQRRMAELHGGRRDRLVVSPNLWAGVGLVRGGAGTALVGTPEQIVERIGEYQAIGIDTIIGSGYPHLEEAYRVAELLFPRLGLGTQRQRAHKDIANEFSVGFHGANRLQAAS; from the coding sequence ATGACCGCTTCAGCCAGCCCGCTCGATTTCTTCTGGTTCATCCCGACGCATGGCGACGGCTCCTATCTCGGTACCGAGAAGCAGCAGCGGCCGCCCGAGTTCGGCTATTTCAAGGAGATCGCGCAGGCGGTCGACCGGCTGGGCTTCCCCGGCGTGCTTTTGCCCACCGGGCAGAATTGCGAGGATTCCTGGATCACCGCCACCGGGCTCGCGACGCTGACGGAAAGGCTGAAGTTCCTCGTTGCGCTGCGACCCGGCGTGACGCTGCCGACCTTCGCGGCGCGCCAGACCGCGGCGCTCGACCGGCTGAGCAACGGCCGCCTGCTGCTCAATGTCGTGGTCGGCGGCAACCCGACCGAGCTTGCCGGCGACGGCGTGTTCCTGCCGCATGACGAGCGCTATGCGCAGGCGCAGGAATTCCTCACCATCTGGCGCGGGCTGGTCTCGGGCGAGCGGGTGAATTTCGAAGGCAGATATTATCGCGTCGAGAACGGCCGCCTGGACCTCCTGCCGCTGCAGGAGCGGCCGCCGCTCTATTTCGGCGGCTCCTCCGACGCCGGCCAGGAGCTCGCGGCAGACCTCGTCGACATGTATCTCACCTGGGGCGAGCCGCCGGCGCAGGTTGCCGCAAAGATCGCTTCGGCGCGTGAAAAAGCGGAGCGGCGCGGCCGCAAGCTGCGCTTCGGCATCAGGCTGCATTTCATCGTGCGCGAGACCGAGGACGAGGCCTGGCGCGCCGCCGAGCGGCTGATCAGCCACGTCACCGACGCGCAGATCGAGAATGCGCAGGCGCGTTTCCTCAAGGAGATGGATTCGGTCGGGCAGCGGCGCATGGCCGAACTGCATGGCGGCCGGCGCGACCGGCTTGTCGTGTCGCCGAACCTTTGGGCCGGCGTCGGCCTGGTGCGCGGCGGCGCCGGCACCGCGCTGGTCGGCACGCCGGAGCAGATCGTCGAGCGCATCGGCGAATACCAGGCGATCGGCATCGACACCATCATCGGCTCCGGCTACCCGCATCTCGAGGAGGCCTATCGCGTCGCCGAGCTGTTGTTCCCGAGGCTCGGCCTGGGCACGCAGCGGCAACGGGCGCACAAGGATATCGCCAACGAATTCTCGGTCGGCTTCCACGGCGCCAACCGCCTGCAGGCGGCGTCATGA
- a CDS encoding ABC transporter permease subunit, whose amino-acid sequence MSLATRLARNGVAGWLLPAAIIAGWEAAARAGLIPANVLPAPSAVAEAFWRLTLSGELIRNIGVSTLRALSGFAIGGSIGFALGLANGLSALSRGLTDTTLQMIRNIPHLALIPLVILWFGIDEEAKLFLVALGVFFPIYVNTLLGIQSVDPQLVEMGRVYGLDRRALFFRVILPGALPSIFVGLRYALGIMWLTLIVAETISASSGLGYMAMQAREFLLIDVVVLSILIYALLGKLADSLARLLERLSLGWHPAFQKG is encoded by the coding sequence ATGAGCCTGGCCACGCGCCTTGCCCGCAACGGCGTGGCCGGCTGGCTGCTGCCGGCGGCAATCATCGCCGGCTGGGAAGCCGCGGCGCGCGCGGGCCTGATCCCGGCCAATGTGCTGCCGGCGCCGAGCGCGGTGGCCGAGGCCTTCTGGCGGCTGACCTTGTCAGGCGAGCTGATCCGCAACATCGGCGTCTCCACCCTGCGGGCGCTGTCCGGCTTCGCCATAGGCGGCTCGATCGGCTTCGCGCTCGGCCTCGCCAACGGATTGTCGGCGCTGAGCCGCGGCCTGACCGACACGACGCTGCAGATGATCCGCAACATCCCACATCTGGCGCTGATCCCGCTGGTTATCCTGTGGTTCGGCATCGACGAGGAAGCAAAACTTTTCCTGGTGGCGCTCGGCGTCTTCTTCCCGATCTATGTCAACACGCTGCTCGGCATCCAGAGCGTCGATCCGCAGCTGGTCGAGATGGGCCGGGTCTACGGGCTCGACCGGCGCGCCTTGTTCTTCCGGGTGATCCTGCCCGGCGCGCTGCCTTCGATCTTCGTCGGCCTGCGCTATGCGCTGGGCATCATGTGGCTGACCCTGATCGTCGCCGAAACGATTTCGGCCAGCTCCGGACTCGGCTACATGGCCATGCAGGCACGCGAGTTCCTGCTGATCGACGTCGTGGTGCTGTCGATCCTGATCTACGCGCTGCTCGGCAAGCTCGCCGACAGCCTGGCCCGCCTGCTCGAGCGCCTGTCGCTCGGCTGGCATCCGGCCTTCCAGAAAGGGTGA
- a CDS encoding ATP-binding cassette domain-containing protein, with protein sequence MPAATLTAARSLVATPAQARTIGSVEGRRAFAFKEVGKRFGDKIVLDGISLDVRAGQFLAIIGKSGCGKSTLLRLLAGLDRPSSGSLTFGAAEEGHSRTRFMFQEPRLLPWASVVKNVEIGLTGIAGGTEARQRALAMLEEVGLADRADEWPSVLSGGQKQRVALARALVGQPQILALDEPLGALDALTRIEMQQLLERIWLDQKFTAVLVTHDVGEAVALADRVVVIGAGRIALDLDVPVARPRRHGSAELAHIEGTILDHLFNRA encoded by the coding sequence ATGCCAGCCGCCACCCTCACCGCAGCACGCTCCCTCGTCGCCACGCCGGCGCAAGCCCGGACGATCGGCTCGGTCGAGGGCCGCCGGGCCTTCGCCTTCAAGGAGGTGGGGAAACGCTTCGGCGACAAGATCGTGCTCGACGGCATCAGCCTCGACGTGCGTGCCGGGCAGTTCCTGGCCATCATCGGCAAAAGCGGCTGCGGCAAGAGCACGCTGCTTCGGCTGCTGGCCGGCCTCGACCGCCCGAGCAGCGGCTCGCTGACCTTTGGCGCGGCCGAGGAGGGTCACAGCCGCACGCGCTTCATGTTCCAGGAGCCGCGGCTGCTGCCCTGGGCGAGCGTGGTGAAGAATGTCGAGATCGGGCTGACCGGCATCGCCGGTGGCACCGAAGCCAGGCAGCGGGCGCTTGCCATGCTGGAGGAGGTCGGGCTCGCCGACCGCGCCGACGAGTGGCCCTCGGTGCTGTCGGGCGGTCAAAAGCAGCGCGTCGCGCTTGCCCGCGCCCTGGTCGGCCAGCCGCAGATCCTGGCGCTGGACGAGCCGCTCGGCGCGCTGGACGCCCTGACCCGCATCGAGATGCAGCAGCTTCTGGAACGGATTTGGCTCGACCAGAAGTTCACCGCCGTGCTGGTGACGCACGACGTCGGCGAAGCCGTCGCGCTCGCCGACCGCGTCGTGGTGATCGGCGCCGGCAGGATCGCCCTCGACCTCGACGTGCCTGTGGCCCGGCCCCGCCGGCACGGTTCGGCGGAGCTTGCCCATATCGAGGGCACCATCCTGGATCACCTGTTCAACCGGGCTTGA
- a CDS encoding septal ring lytic transglycosylase RlpA family protein → MKRTNQTALVAVTIAAGLMAGASSASSAAAQCGRASWYALHSRTASGERMNPSALTAAHRTLPFGTKLRVTNKNNGRSVVVRINDRGPFVKGRVLDLSRGAAGQLGFIGSGHTAVCMARV, encoded by the coding sequence ATGAAGAGAACCAACCAGACCGCGCTTGTCGCGGTAACGATCGCGGCTGGCCTGATGGCTGGCGCCTCGTCCGCCTCCTCCGCCGCCGCGCAATGCGGCCGCGCTTCCTGGTATGCGCTGCATTCCAGAACCGCCTCAGGGGAACGCATGAACCCCTCGGCACTGACTGCCGCCCACCGCACGCTGCCTTTCGGCACCAAGCTCAGGGTCACCAACAAGAACAACGGCCGCAGCGTCGTCGTGCGCATCAACGATCGCGGTCCGTTCGTGAAGGGCCGCGTGCTGGATCTGTCCCGCGGCGCCGCCGGACAGCTGGGCTTCATCGGTTCGGGCCACACCGCCGTCTGCATGGCGCGCGTCTGA
- a CDS encoding polyhydroxyalkanoate depolymerase, whose product MFYQLYEMNHAALQPARLYADAVRLFYSNPLNPISHTPLGRSVAATAELFERTTRRYGKPQFGLDKTVVDWKSVDVTEKTVWSKPFCNLVRFERALPAGRKPDPKLLIVAPMSGHYATLLRGTVEAMLPHADVHITDWVDARMVPVAQGSFDLDDYIDYVIEMFHALGPDTHVMAVCQPSVPVLAAVALMDRRGDPFVPSTMTLMGGPVDTRRNPTAVNLLAKEKGIDWFRDNVIMQAPWPVPGFGRVVYPGFLQLSGFMSMNLDRHIIAHKDFFMHLVKHDGDSAEKHRDFYDEYLAVMDLTAEFYLQTVDTVFVRHALPKGEMTHRGETVDCAAIRNVALLTIEGENDDISGLGQTQAAHDLCVNIPADKHVHYVQPAVGHYGVFNGSRFRSEIVPRIADFISSYGRQQRVATRPKLVRSAKG is encoded by the coding sequence ATGTTCTACCAGCTCTACGAAATGAACCATGCGGCGCTGCAGCCCGCGCGCTTGTATGCCGACGCGGTGCGGCTCTTCTACTCCAACCCGCTCAACCCGATCTCCCACACCCCCTTAGGCCGCTCGGTCGCGGCGACCGCCGAGCTGTTCGAACGCACCACCCGCCGCTACGGCAAGCCGCAATTCGGCCTGGACAAGACCGTGGTCGACTGGAAGAGCGTCGACGTCACCGAAAAGACGGTCTGGTCGAAGCCGTTCTGCAATCTGGTGCGCTTCGAGCGCGCGCTGCCCGCGGGGCGCAAGCCTGACCCGAAGCTTTTGATCGTGGCACCGATGTCGGGCCACTACGCGACGCTGCTGCGCGGCACGGTCGAGGCGATGCTTCCGCACGCCGACGTCCACATCACCGACTGGGTCGACGCCCGCATGGTGCCGGTGGCGCAAGGCAGCTTCGATCTCGACGACTATATCGACTACGTCATCGAGATGTTCCATGCGCTCGGCCCCGACACCCATGTGATGGCCGTCTGCCAGCCTTCGGTGCCGGTGCTGGCGGCGGTGGCGCTGATGGACAGGCGCGGCGATCCCTTCGTGCCCTCCACCATGACGCTGATGGGCGGGCCGGTCGACACGCGCCGCAACCCCACCGCGGTCAATCTCCTGGCCAAGGAAAAGGGCATCGACTGGTTCCGCGACAATGTCATCATGCAGGCGCCCTGGCCGGTGCCGGGCTTCGGGCGCGTGGTCTATCCGGGCTTCCTGCAGCTCTCCGGTTTCATGAGCATGAATCTCGATCGCCACATCATCGCCCACAAGGACTTCTTCATGCACCTTGTGAAGCATGACGGGGACAGCGCCGAAAAGCACCGCGACTTCTATGACGAATATCTGGCGGTGATGGACCTGACGGCGGAATTCTACCTGCAGACGGTCGACACCGTGTTCGTGCGCCACGCTTTACCGAAGGGCGAGATGACGCATCGCGGCGAGACGGTCGACTGCGCAGCGATCCGCAACGTCGCGCTGCTCACCATCGAGGGCGAGAACGACGACATTTCCGGGCTCGGCCAGACCCAGGCCGCGCATGATCTGTGCGTCAACATTCCCGCCGACAAGCATGTCCATTACGTGCAGCCGGCCGTCGGCCATTACGGCGTCTTCAACGGCTCGCGCTTCCGCTCCGAGATCGTGCCGCGCATCGCCGACTTCATTTCCAGCTATGGCCGCCAGCAGCGTGTGGCGACGAGGCCCAAACTGGTCCGTTCCGCGAAAGGCTGA
- a CDS encoding transglutaminase-like cysteine peptidase, translated as MTSSAMTRILRLCSVAGLAISAHWAVPAWAAGAMTTGGLTSQPIGHYDFCKARPNECNIHPADLEPARMTDVLWRKLVSVSAKVNAAVKPLSDLDHYGKDEVWAYPDDGYGDCEDYVLEKRRQLYRMGMSLADLLITVVRKPDGEGHSVLTVRTDKGDYVLDNLTDKVKTWDATGYRFLKRQAIDNTGRWVSIRDGQAVLVGSVQ; from the coding sequence ATGACTTCCTCAGCGATGACGCGGATTCTGCGTTTGTGTTCAGTCGCAGGGCTGGCGATTTCGGCTCACTGGGCGGTACCCGCCTGGGCGGCGGGCGCAATGACCACAGGCGGCCTGACCTCGCAGCCGATCGGGCACTATGATTTCTGCAAGGCGCGTCCGAACGAATGCAACATCCATCCGGCCGATCTCGAGCCGGCCAGGATGACGGACGTCCTGTGGCGCAAGCTGGTCAGCGTCAGCGCCAAGGTCAACGCCGCCGTCAAGCCGTTGAGCGATCTCGATCACTACGGCAAGGATGAAGTCTGGGCCTATCCGGATGACGGCTATGGCGATTGCGAGGACTATGTGCTGGAAAAGCGCCGCCAGCTTTATCGCATGGGCATGTCGCTCGCCGACCTCCTGATCACCGTCGTGCGCAAGCCTGATGGCGAAGGCCATTCGGTGCTGACGGTGCGCACCGACAAGGGCGACTACGTACTCGACAATCTGACCGACAAGGTCAAAACCTGGGACGCGACCGGCTACCGCTTCCTCAAGCGCCAGGCGATCGACAACACCGGACGCTGGGTCTCGATCCGCGACGGCCAGGCGGTGCTGGTCGGCTCGGTGCAGTAG